One Leptospira barantonii genomic window, TTTGTTCAAACTCGGCGATTCTCGTAGCGAACAAACTATAACCGGCCCGAGTACAAAGTTCCTTCAGATAAGGAATCGCGAATTTTTCAAGGGCGTCCGCCTGGCAACGATAATGCGCGATCACTTCCGGTTGATTCACATAAGAACCGTCCGGATTCAATTGAAGATCGTCCAAAATGATATGATAGTCCGGCATAAGTTTCATCACGTAATTCTTCTGAATCGCATACGCGAGAAAATCCCGTAAGAAGTCCATCATAGGAATATAACTGTAAGGTTGAAATCCTCTCTTCAACAATGTGGAGAATTCCGCTTCGAGAGAAGCCAACTTCGGAAAAAGCCAATTCTTTCCCGCTTTGTTTTTATGAAGAAGAAAGGAGCCGGGACTGTCTTCGTCCGGAAGTTTCGGTTTTTTGGATCGGTTCTGAAGAATGAGATCGATCATCTCTTCCGAAAATTCGAAACAAGCTACTCGATACGGAGTTACATCGGTCTTCGCCTCTTTCTGAGGACTTGCGATCGCGATACGAGCCAATACTTTCGCTCCGTTGCGTACCAAAAACGGATAGATATATGCGGACTTATTTTTCCCTTTTTTTTCGTAATCGACTAACTGACGTAAAGCGAGATCGATACTCGGCGGAGACTTCGCTTGTTCGCTGAGATTTCTGTATTTGTTTAAAAGTTCGCCAAGCTTGTCTAACGTGAGAAGATAAGAAGGATGAATACTTTTCGAACCGTGTTTTTCGGTTTTTTTATGCCAGTCTCTGAGTTCGTCCAGAATACAACGCGCGGTTGCGGATAAGCCGACGGCACCCTCGTTTAAAAAAAGATAATCGGGCGTAAGGGACTGGATTTCAACCGGCTTACTCGCCGCCAGTTCCTCAAAGCTTATGTCCTGTTCCGTGCTTTCCATTTTTCCTATTCAATCAACAATGCGGTTCCGAATCTTTGAACCTTTCTAAGTATCCAGTCTTCCATTTCGAATGGCTGGACGAAACCATTTATTTGGAGAATTTTTCCAATACCCGACCGATTCTTAAAATTCCCTCTTCGATCTCTTTATCGTCACGAACAAAGCTCAATCGAAAACATTCTTCCGGATGCGACCACGTCGGATCGGCTCCCGGAAAAAATGTTTTGCCGGGAACGATAACCACTCCCGCTTCTTTTAGAATCGGATAAAGCTCTGAAACGGGCAGAGATAAATTCTTAACCCAGATCCAAAGAAAAAATGCTCCCTCACTTTGATGAATTCTGTACTCAATCTTAGGATTCCAAAGTTTTAAGATCGTTTCCTGAACCAAAATCGATTTCCTTTGATAAAAAGGTAATATTACTTTTTCACAAAGGTCTTTCCATCTTCCCGAACGAAAAAGATCCAACGCGATGAACTGTCCCTGACTCGCGCTCGTTAAATTGATAACCGAATTCGCTCTTTGCAACATCCGAATCGTTTCCTTATCGCCGACCACAAAACCCGTGCGAACTCCGGGAAGGCCCAGTTTGGAAAGACTGAAACCTTGAATCATTCCCGGTTTATGGATGAATGAATTTTTTCCGAAGACCACGTTCGGAAACGGAAACCCGTAAGCGTTGTCGCATAACAAAGGGATTCCTGCGTTATTCGCTCTTTCAATCAGAAACTCGAGTTCGTCGTCCGTGATCACGTTCCCGGTCGGATTCGTAGGTCGGGAAACGCAGATACAACCCGCTTCGTCCTTCCAGTTTTGGACGGAGTCGAACTTTTCCGAAGCGATAAAATATTTATAAGATCGATCTCCGGTTTCCCGGATTTCAGGCATAAAAGAAAGGAAGGAATCCGGTTCCAACGTTTGATCCGTATAACCGATGTATTCGGGAAGAATGGGAAAAAGAATTTTCTTTCTTTGTCCGTTTTCGAAATGCCCGGAGAAAAAATTTAATAGGAAATAGAACGCGTTCTGACTTCCGTTTGTGATCGCGATTTGATCCTCGTCAATCGGAGTTCCCGATTCTTCCGTTAGAATCGAAGCTACGATCTCGCGAAGTTCATGAACTCCGGAGGGAGATTCGTAACTGCCGAGAATTCTTTCCATTCTCCCCGATTCGATTTGTTCCGTTACGATCTCTTTCCAAGTTTGAGCGACCTCGGGAATCAACGCGGGATTTCCTCCGCCCAACATGCAAGCTCCCGGAGGAGGATTTCCGAGATCGTCCATCAGCTGTCCGATTCCGGTTTGTTTTAAGAATTTCCGACCAAAATGAGAATATTGCATACCGTACCAAATTTCTTCCGAAGTCTAAACCAGGAACTAGAATCTAAACGAAAAGAGAAATTTTGTGGATTCTTTTTCCAATGAATTCAAAACATACAACGCACTCATCGGGAAACAGAGAACTTAGAATGGAAACGAATCAGAACAAAGTCAAAGCCGCAGAAATATTAGACCTCGCCGAATTTTTAAAACGATTTCCTTGGACGGAAGAATGGAGCAAGTTTAAAGATCCCATAGAAACTCTTTGGGAATTCGAACTCGACGTAAAAATCGAAACCCTCTGGCCTTGGCTCATAGACACGTCTTCGTTTAACAAAAGACTCGGAATTCCCGAAATGAAGTTCGTGGAAAAAGAAGGAAAACTTTTCGGCCGTTCCAAAAACGCGGGAATTCTAATGGAATGGGAAGAAGTCCCTTGGGAATGGGAATACTGCAAAGGTTTAAACAACGCGAGAATCTACAGCAAGGGATTGGCACGATATGTTCAAACCAGATACGTTCTTGAAAAACTTCCCGAAAACAAAACGAAGCTGATCGTTTACTTCGGATGGATTCCGAGGGGAATTTTAGGGAGAATCATCCTCAAAGTCGGAATGAAACAGCTTTATAAAAGTTATCAAAAAAGTCTCGCCGATCTTTTGGAAGACATCGAAACGAGAAAGAAAAACGAATCCATTCTCAGTCTGAATAAAAGTTTAAGAAATTCTTCCTCGGCTCGAGAAAGCATTAAACTCAAACAGATCAAAAACAATCTGCTTCGCGAAGGAATCGAAGAAACGTTGATCGATCGAGTGATCGATTATATTCTTACGGAAGACGAAAACGAACTCTATCGAATTCGCATTAAAAAACTCGCATCCGAATGGAAAATCCCTCTCGATAATCTTTTGATTTTATTCTTACACGGTTGTAGACAAGGATTGTTTACGTTATCCTGGGACGTCATTTGTCCACATTGTAGGGGAGTAAGATCGGAACTTTTTAACTTAGGAGACGTGCCGTCACAGGATTCCTGCGACGTTTGTGGAATCGATTTCGAATCCACAAAATTGAACACGATCGAAGTCACCTTTCACGTGCATCCTTCCATTCGAGAAGTTCAAAAAAGATTTTTTTGCGCGGCTGAACCCGCAACCAAAACTCACATAAGATTTCAAAGAACGGTTCCTCCGGATTCGGAGTATATTACGAATTTATTATTGAATGACGGGGTATTTCGTCTTCGAGTTTCGGGAGAAAAAAAATACAATCTTCTCGAGCTCCAACCTTCTTCGCCAGAAACGTTTCAATGGTCCGCCGATCAAAGAGAACAGGAACTTTCCGCAAAACCGATGCCCACCGTTCAAATTCTCAACGGGGAAAAATCTCCCCGCACTTTCATCATCGAGGAAAGAAAGGAAGATTCGATCAGCCTAAGACCGATCGAACTTTTTAACTTTCAGGATTTCAGAGATCTATTCAGCGAACAAGCGATCGCTTCGGATCTACAATTGGACATCGGAGTTCAAACGATTCTTTTTACGGACATCGTAGGATCGACGAGATTCTATCTTACGGAAGGGGATAACGGAGCGTTCAAAGAAGTGCGGGAACATTTCGTTCAAGCGTTTCGAATCATCAAAGAACACAAAGGCGCGGTCGTAAAAACCATCGGAGACGCAGTGATGGCGTCCTTTTCAAATCCTTTGGATTCTTTTTTGGCGAGTATCGAGTTGCAGAAAACGTTTCAGATTTCGCCGGAAAACAGGATTCAGATTAGAATCAGCATTCACTCGGGTCAATGTCTTGCCGTAAACTTAAACAGCAATATAGATTATTTCGGAAACACGGTGAACTACGCCTCTAAACTTCAGGGAATTACCGAAGCTGGAGAAATCGCGTTTTCGGAAACGATCTTTCGAGACGAAGAAATCAGAAATCATCTCAAGAACAACGGAATGAAAGTCAAAAAGGTTCCTTTCAAACTCCCTTGGTCTCAAGAAGAAAATCCGGCTTACAAGCTGGTCATGAACCCTTTGTAATATTCAAAGAAAAGAATATTCCGAATTAGGAATTTGCGTTTTCTTCTTCCAATCGTTCGAATAGTTGGAGGAAGAGCGCGGATTCCTGAGCGCCGGAAACCGCGTATTTTTCGTTGAAAACGAAAAAGGGAACACCTGAAACTCCCAGTTGACGACCTTGCATTTCCTCTTCGTAGATCGTTTTAAGAAGTACTTCGTCGCCCTTTACTGAATTCAGATCCTCTTCGCTCATTCCGACTTCTTGCAAACATTCTAATATTGTTTTCGAGTCGGAAAGATTCTTACCTTCCGCGAAAAAATTTCTGAAAAAAGATTCTGCCAACGCGGAATCCTTTCCGGTTTCTTTGGCTTTGCGGATCAATGCATGTAATAAGAACGTGTTCGGCTGATGACCGGCTTGTTCGACTGAAAAAGGAAGTCCTTCCGCTTGTGCGATATCGGCAACTCTTTGAACCATCATCTTCACCCGATCGATAGAACCGAATTTTCTAGTCATGTGAAGAACTCTATCCTCTCCTTCAGGAGCAAGATCGGGATTCAGTTGGAAAGGTTTCCATTCGATTTCAATGTTATCATCGGGGTGGGACTTTTTTCGAAGTGAAATCGCATCCTCTAGTCTTTTTTTTCCTATATAACACCACGGACAAACTACGTCCGAGTAGATTGCGATTTTAGTTTCCAATATCCTTCTCCAAAAATAAAAACGAAACGTTCTTTTCTATTCAGTCAGACTTTGGAAAAGGGGATTTAGTTCAAATATAAAGTAATGAGGAAAGAATAAGACAAAGAACATGGAGACGGCGGGGTTCGAACCCGCGTCCTATTGCGCCCCAGATCAGCCTCTACGTGTGTAGTCTGTGTATAAAATTTCGGAAAGAGTTTAACCCTCAGACAGGACTCTCTCTCCTACCCGGCCCGAATACAGTCTCTTTTAGGAACCGAAAACCAAAAGAGCCGCCTCTTGATAAGTTTCAGAACGTTTAGAATTCAAGAGAAAAAACTAAGGTTCCGTAGCAGAGATTAAGCTGCTAAAGCTAATTCGTTATTAGCGGTTATTGTTTGAAGGTTTTGAGAGGAGCCTACAACCTCTACACGCCACATAATCCCTGGCAACAACAGTCGAAACCAATTTCGTCCCCTGCTGTTCTTTGATTAGACTGTCAAAATTAAAAAACTCGGGCTTTGTCGCAAGTTTTTTATCAAAGGAAGAATTTTAGCCGAAACTCTTCGCAATAATATTTAAACACCGGGAAAAAACCCGAAACCATTTGTTAAATCTTTAACATTCGATACCAAAGAGGTGCAATTACAATGGATCAGATTAAGGATAAAATATCTTCTTTCGGAGCTTTTCTTTCTTTTGCGGGAGTCGCTTCGGGAGCGTTGAGCTTTTTCAATTACAATCTAAGAATTCTTATGTGGATCGACAACTGGGGAACCGCAACCGGTTGGGCGATCAGAGGCGGGCTCGTAGTCGGCGGCGTAATTCTTTACTTCCTTGGAAAAATGGGAAGAAACTCCGTAGCCGCTTAACAGCGTTAAACCTTAAGGGTCGCCGATTCAAACTCGGACGGCCCGATTCTCACTTTGATTAAAAGTAAAAAACGAAAGAAAGTTTAGATTCCATTTCTCCCGCCTCGGGTCGCATCCGTCCTCCCACTCGAATATCAAACGAACCCTTCTCCGCTCCGATATTTTTTTGCGGATTGAACTTTGCATTCATCGAAAGCATTTGTGTGATCGAAAAATCGAGCAATAAAACGGTAATCAAACCTGTGATGGATCTTTCTTTTCCTTCTTGAACTTTATCGTGAGTCGTATAACCGCCGCTAATCGGATCTTTCACCAAGAAAGAATTTTCGTAAGCGAAAACCAAACTTGCAAACTTTGGGTTTTGACTGGAAACGTTCGGATCCAAGTTTACGTAAGCGGCGGCAAGATGAGTAGGATCTTCATAATAACCGGAACTGTGTTTGGAATAAAGAGAAATCAGATGAACCAAATACAATTCGGTCAAAGAGAAAAGCGCTCCGAGCGAAGGATAACCTAAAAAGTATAAATTCGACCAACCCGGAATCAAACTCGGAAGAGATTCCAAAATCGAAAGTTTGGCCGCTTCGGTTCTACTCTTAAAGGTAGGATCGTTTTGTGTGTTCAAAGATTCGTTTGAAGTCGTGGGATTTTCCGGTTGATCCTCTTCTTCAGAAACGGCTTCCACTTCTTCGACCGGTCCATTCTCCCCGGGTTTTTCTTCCCACTGAACGGGAATGGATTTGATCGATTTAATCGCGGTGATCGGAACATTGAACGTGCTACCTGATTCCGTTCGGATTTTGAGGGAGGTTTTTCCCAAGTTCGTTTTAACGTTTTTGTATTCGACCCCGTTTCTTAAAACGACCGTATCCGCAAACAATGGATTTTGATCAAAACGGAACAATAGTATTATAAAAAGAGAATATAAAAAATAGGTTTTAACGCGGCCAAAAAAAAAGGACAAGCCTGTGCGGAATTTCGGAGAAGGATTCGGAACGTTCTTTTTCAATTCGGAAAAATTCATGGATTTCGAAAAATCCTCCCATGAATACAAAAGTCAAGATAGGTTTTTATTCGAAATCGATCGAATCAACTGCGTCGATCGGGAAAAGAAGGTTTCCATCGTTTTTCAAAAGAATATAAAAACTCTCGTGTTGATAAACGAAACCTTTCACATGAGAACCGTCTTTGAAATGAATCACCCTTTCGATATCGGGTTGGTTTTTATCCTTTAAAATCTGAATTAAGGCGGTGTTGTCGAGTTTCGCGACCAAAGACTTTAATTTTTCGACCTGTTTGAGATCGGTAGGAGCGAAACGGACCATGGATTTGAATTTCTCTTCCAAATCCTTTTCCTGATTCGGAAGCATGTTCTTAATCTTTTTATTCAGATCGTCGTCCATCGAAAACATGGAAACCACACTTTCGCTTCCGAGTTTACGAACATCGGAATTCAACGCAAAGACAAAACTCTCTTCCAGTTTTTCGCCCTTTGCTTTCGCTTCTTCGATGCTTTTTTCAAGAGAACGAATCTTCTTCAAACTCGACTCCGGAATTCCCTTCCAAGAAAGGGATTGTCCGCGAACGATCTGAACCTTTTTACTTTGAAAAAGAATCGGAAAGTTCATCTTCAGAAATTCTCTTTCCTCTTCCGTTAATGAATTCGCAGTTTTTTCAAAAGCGATAGAAGGACCGGTTTCAATTTCCACCTTACCATCCAAAACGTCCAGATCGAGTTTAGAATGCAATTCTCCGACTTCTCTGGAATATACGACCTTCGTCCCGACAAGGAACGCTCTTACATCGGGAGAAAGAATCGCAAGCAACCCTTCTCCGGCGGTTTCGTTTTGAATCGAATCCACAAGTACGGAACCGCGTGCCACGTTTAAGGAAGAATATTTTTTATTACCGGTAACCGAAACTTCAGAACCGGGTAACATACGAACAGCGACGCTCTTCGTACCTTCGACTTGAAATTCGCAGATCGAAAAATTTCCGGAAACCAATTTGCGATCGAGAAGATTCGCCCCAGGTTGGGAAGCGACGCCGTCGATCTTACAATCTCCGTAAGAATTGATAAATGCTTGTTCGAGTTTCGTATCGGACCAGGTTCCGTAACTCAACCAGAAGGAAATTCCCGCGATTAAAAGTACGGCCGCTACGGCGAGACCGGAAGTCAAGGGACGGGATTTAAAAATAACATTCGGAAAGTTTAATATTTTTCCGTTACGTCCGGATTCGGATTTTTCGGCGGAATCGGAAAGTGCATAGGACAAAACCGAATTGACCCGAGTAGAGGATTGGTACATAGAACGAGCTTTCTCGTTTTTGATCACAAATTGAAGAAGCTCTTTTTTACCTTCGGCATCGAGTTCACCGTATAGGTATCTCCCTAAGAGATCTTCAAAACGTTCTATGTTGTCTACTTTTGCTTTCATTGTAGAAAATCTTAGAATTGGTGTCCTTTTTTTTCCATTTGGGCTCTGAGTAAAGAGACGGCTGAAATCAACCTTCTACTTACCGTTCTTTCTGAAATTCCCAAAGCTTGCGCGGTTTCTTTCAGAGTTTTCCTTTCCAATTCCTTATATAATATTATACTTTTTTCCGGCTCAGGAAGACTCTCAATTGAATCTTTTATCGCTTTTTCTAAAAAAGCTTTCTCTAAATTTTCCGGAATTTCCGGATTTACTTCTATATCAGTGACCAAATCGCCAAGACTTAGGTTCCCGAACTCTTTTTTCTGTTTATTATAATGCTTGAAGTATAAATTTTTTGCTATAGAACAAGTCCACGTACTGAAAGAAGCGATCTTAGAATCGAATTTGTCGAAAAAAGTAAACGCTTTTAAGAAAGCTTCCTGAGTAAGATCCTCGGCCACCTCCGGATCACCGGAAATTTTGAGAAGGAAGTGATATACGGTTCGGTGGTTTTCCTCGTATAAAATCGAAAAATCTGTAGAATCGGATTGAACCATTGAGAAAATGCCGGTGAACCTGGGCTTTTTGCAATTCTTCAGGTAAATTCCGATTCTAAAAGCACAAAAAAGAATTTAGAACGGGCCATTTTTTACGATTTGCCCGAAAACTATGTCATATCAACAAAGAAAATCGGTCTTTTTGGGCATTCTAATCCTGATCCAACTTCAATGTGCCGCTGAAGATTTCAAGGCCCGCGATTCTGCGTGTTCCCAAAGATCCAAAAAGCAAAGCGACTGTTTTGAACAAATCATCACATACTGCGCTTTGAATCAAACGAGCACCGACAAACCCATAACGACTTTCTGCAACAGCCAACCTGCGATTCTTTTACTTTCTTGTGTGGCGATTCATCCGGAATGCCCGGCTAACGCTTCTTCGTCCACTTCCTCCTCGAGCAATTCGACCAAATAATTCCTCATTAAGAAATGATTCTTACTTTATGATGCGGAAACGCTCGTAAGTTTTTTGGGAATTCCCGGTAACAAAAGGGCATTCTTTTCGAAAAAGATAGTATACGAAATTGAAAAAAGTACGACTCGATTTCGATAAATTTTTTTTCCGTTACAAATTTTGTCGGGTCCTATTGTTAAAGGTATATATGAGTAACGACAAGTTTACTTCGATAGAAACAATCCCAGGTTATCTGGGCGGTAAACCCTTCATTAAGGGAACCGGAGTTCGGGTTTTGGAAATTTTAGATTTGTTATTGGCTGGAATGTCTAGAAAAGGAATTCTCAGGGAGTATCCCGCAATTTCGAACGAGGACATTGATTCTGCGGTTTCTTTTTTAGAAAATAAATTGGATGTCGCAAGACAGAATCAATATCTAAAACAAAAAGTCAGTTAAAGAACGTTAAGGCAGATTCTCCTTTGATCGGAGATCTGCCATATTACATTCAATTTTTATAATCTTTCTCCGAGAATCGGTCCGCCTACGAGTTGCATCATTCTCTCTTTGGTTAAAACCAAATCTTCTCGGTTATCGGTCGCCATCTCGGCGGGTCCGTCCAAATAAATAGCGCCTTTCGGACAAGCTTCCTCGCACATTCCGCAAAAAATACAACGCAACAAATCGATTTCGAATTTCTTAGCGTATTTATCCTCGGGATGAAGGTGTTGAATTTCGGGAGTCACTTCTC contains:
- a CDS encoding valine--pyruvate transaminase produces the protein MQYSHFGRKFLKQTGIGQLMDDLGNPPPGACMLGGGNPALIPEVAQTWKEIVTEQIESGRMERILGSYESPSGVHELREIVASILTEESGTPIDEDQIAITNGSQNAFYFLLNFFSGHFENGQRKKILFPILPEYIGYTDQTLEPDSFLSFMPEIRETGDRSYKYFIASEKFDSVQNWKDEAGCICVSRPTNPTGNVITDDELEFLIERANNAGIPLLCDNAYGFPFPNVVFGKNSFIHKPGMIQGFSLSKLGLPGVRTGFVVGDKETIRMLQRANSVINLTSASQGQFIALDLFRSGRWKDLCEKVILPFYQRKSILVQETILKLWNPKIEYRIHQSEGAFFLWIWVKNLSLPVSELYPILKEAGVVIVPGKTFFPGADPTWSHPEECFRLSFVRDDKEIEEGILRIGRVLEKFSK
- a CDS encoding DsbA family oxidoreductase — protein: METKIAIYSDVVCPWCYIGKKRLEDAISLRKKSHPDDNIEIEWKPFQLNPDLAPEGEDRVLHMTRKFGSIDRVKMMVQRVADIAQAEGLPFSVEQAGHQPNTFLLHALIRKAKETGKDSALAESFFRNFFAEGKNLSDSKTILECLQEVGMSEEDLNSVKGDEVLLKTIYEEEMQGRQLGVSGVPFFVFNEKYAVSGAQESALFLQLFERLEEENANS
- a CDS encoding RNA polymerase sigma factor; amino-acid sequence: MVQSDSTDFSILYEENHRTVYHFLLKISGDPEVAEDLTQEAFLKAFTFFDKFDSKIASFSTWTCSIAKNLYFKHYNKQKKEFGNLSLGDLVTDIEVNPEIPENLEKAFLEKAIKDSIESLPEPEKSIILYKELERKTLKETAQALGISERTVSRRLISAVSLLRAQMEKKGHQF
- a CDS encoding adenylate/guanylate cyclase domain-containing protein, producing METNQNKVKAAEILDLAEFLKRFPWTEEWSKFKDPIETLWEFELDVKIETLWPWLIDTSSFNKRLGIPEMKFVEKEGKLFGRSKNAGILMEWEEVPWEWEYCKGLNNARIYSKGLARYVQTRYVLEKLPENKTKLIVYFGWIPRGILGRIILKVGMKQLYKSYQKSLADLLEDIETRKKNESILSLNKSLRNSSSARESIKLKQIKNNLLREGIEETLIDRVIDYILTEDENELYRIRIKKLASEWKIPLDNLLILFLHGCRQGLFTLSWDVICPHCRGVRSELFNLGDVPSQDSCDVCGIDFESTKLNTIEVTFHVHPSIREVQKRFFCAAEPATKTHIRFQRTVPPDSEYITNLLLNDGVFRLRVSGEKKYNLLELQPSSPETFQWSADQREQELSAKPMPTVQILNGEKSPRTFIIEERKEDSISLRPIELFNFQDFRDLFSEQAIASDLQLDIGVQTILFTDIVGSTRFYLTEGDNGAFKEVREHFVQAFRIIKEHKGAVVKTIGDAVMASFSNPLDSFLASIELQKTFQISPENRIQIRISIHSGQCLAVNLNSNIDYFGNTVNYASKLQGITEAGEIAFSETIFRDEEIRNHLKNNGMKVKKVPFKLPWSQEENPAYKLVMNPL
- the rsx gene encoding LIMLP_03685 family anti-sigma factor; its protein translation is MKAKVDNIERFEDLLGRYLYGELDAEGKKELLQFVIKNEKARSMYQSSTRVNSVLSYALSDSAEKSESGRNGKILNFPNVIFKSRPLTSGLAVAAVLLIAGISFWLSYGTWSDTKLEQAFINSYGDCKIDGVASQPGANLLDRKLVSGNFSICEFQVEGTKSVAVRMLPGSEVSVTGNKKYSSLNVARGSVLVDSIQNETAGEGLLAILSPDVRAFLVGTKVVYSREVGELHSKLDLDVLDGKVEIETGPSIAFEKTANSLTEEEREFLKMNFPILFQSKKVQIVRGQSLSWKGIPESSLKKIRSLEKSIEEAKAKGEKLEESFVFALNSDVRKLGSESVVSMFSMDDDLNKKIKNMLPNQEKDLEEKFKSMVRFAPTDLKQVEKLKSLVAKLDNTALIQILKDKNQPDIERVIHFKDGSHVKGFVYQHESFYILLKNDGNLLFPIDAVDSIDFE
- a CDS encoding DUF433 domain-containing protein is translated as MSNDKFTSIETIPGYLGGKPFIKGTGVRVLEILDLLLAGMSRKGILREYPAISNEDIDSAVSFLENKLDVARQNQYLKQKVS